Below is a genomic region from Thalassophryne amazonica unplaced genomic scaffold, fThaAma1.1, whole genome shotgun sequence.
TTTCACAGAAGATGTTGAAAGTTGGTGCTCAGAAGTATTTGTCAAAATAGAAGAAAACTGACATTGCATTACGTACAAGTACCTGGAGGTAAAGGGATTAAGGACAGGGTTCagtggacgttcatgctgataTGGTTTCAACAGTCAGGGGCGTGAGTATGCCAGGATCCAGGACTCTTCTGTAGTGGTGTATGTGGCAAAACAGGACCCCATGTTTGCAGATCTGACCTGACCTTTGTTACTGCTCATCAGCTAATTCACACAAACTTTTAAGAACCACTGATTCGCACTCGACTTTGGCAGTCAGAGATGAAGCCTGTGATTTGCCGTGTCTTTGATAATGGTTTCACACTCTTTGTCTGTGTTACGCTCATACCAGCTCTACGTGTTTGAAGGGGATATCTATTATAAGCCGAGTGTAACCCACAAACCCCTGCATCTCACGCTGACTGACCAGGAGAAGAATGTGGTGAATGGGATCTCTGACTGGACCTATGAAGGTATGATGTAGTCACACTCAGAGTTTGGGGTAAAAAAATGGAAACAGTGTTAGAATAATCATAAAATGCTTTGAAACAGAGGAAGTGCTCCTGGCAAATGTTGCCCACTGGTGGTCTGTTGATGGCGCTCGGTTGGCATACCTCACCATCAACAACTCTGCCACACCTGTGATGGAAATACCTCAATTCCTGGGTGGTATTTACCCCTCCAATATGGTCTTCCCGTACCCCAAGGTGACTTCAAAGTTGTACAAATTCACTTTAAATGAGCATAATTTGTTATCTTATTTGATTTTCTTTTGTTCTTTCCTCTCAGGCCGGCTCAAGTGTCCCCTCAGTGAGCCTGTTTGTCGTAAATTTGTACGGCCCAGCTCACACCTTGGAGATGATTCCTCCCGACTCTGTCAGGACCAGGTAGCACATCTTTCTCAAACAGAATAAACTTTCAAGATATTAAACGCTCCTCTTCTCTTGTCCCATCATTTCCTCtccactgctttttttttctgcttgtttGCGCCACATTGTGaaagagcccgactgatatggattttgagGGGTCCGATACTGATACAAGAGAGTAAAAAAGTTACGATACTGATATGCGTACTGAAATATACATAAAAAATGTCAAGGATTCccaacatttcattatcaaacccttcTGACACAGAAATGTAATTGAGGGTTGATGTTTCACAGTTTAAACATAAACATTATTAGAAATATATGTGAATAGAACCACCAACTAACCAATGTTTATCACTgtgccttcactcagattggcagtcgaCATGTTGTGTTGcgtagcatttgcataaaataggttTCTTGTCTATTTTAGCCCCGCCTAGCTTGCAGCATAGGAACCACTTGTCTCTTATAGCTATAAAACAtccactgattgaaaatgaatggaaaCTGGTTGCTTTGCCTTTTCCTCTTGTAACTAATGTGACCaaggtgatgggggtcccagccatgcttgacagcattgtaaacaatgccgcCGGACAATCAAAACTGTAAAATAttgaacaacccagtctcacgtttttttttttcatgctcccatcacaaaatgattcaaattttcgtgatggggtttttttttaactcactatgactaaccctactcctaccccaaccttaaccataacctactcctactcctacccccaactctaaccataaccaccctgacccccctgtttcacttttaatttcgtgcagccatcacagaatgaattagaattaatttgtgctgccgtgacgaaaacgaagtgcttttcgtgacaatatcgtgaacccatagattaatgtatattttgtgctgctgaatcacgacttgccgtgagactgggtggctgtgaaaggctcatattggccgatattgttgtgtgtgggccgctgaagaggaggtactgctggcccatcaccaccagagggcgccctgcctggagtgcgggctccaggcaccagagggcgccgccgcctgatgagagcagccagggtgacagctgtcacccattactggacacagctgacttcactcagtacggaggtatatcagcaggacagcgtctccacctcagtgccgagatatcaccttgagtttcaggtaatcacctctgcaacatatatctgtgttcagataagtactcacctttcctgcttcagtgtgacaagaggtggaggcggctttgcccctctcatctaccgggtgcggtcgcatcccaccctgtgtgtttgtgttctttcccgccagcagtaccggatccgacgagcggaggcagtggccacctgggaattcgggacttggctgttccagtacttctgggtttcggtggcagaggagatctgggtggttccggttcaactaggacggacgtctcctaccttcgggcctgcccacaagacaccagcagatttcggcttacatctccaaattgctaattgttgtatcagttgtgctattttcacaacagtaaaacttgttcttacttttctccattgtccgttcattgcgccccctgttgtgggtccgtgtacctacactttcacaacagatattaTCGGAAAAATGATACATCGGTCAGGCAACTTTTACTTTTCTACCTTTGTTGTCCATATTTTTATACACTTTAGAGAGAGCTACATCTCCATGGTGACATGGATCAGCAGCACTCGCCTTGCTGTTCGTTGGCTGAATCGTCCCCAGAACCAGtcggtgctgtgtgtgtgtgaagccaCCACAGGGGCATGCTCAGAGGTGAGTGGTAATCACACATTAATAAACCAACAGGCCAATCAAATATACAGTATGGACACAAGAATATAATAGAATATGTCTTATTCTAAGCAGAGTTGGGATGTGGGGATTTAGGATTGATTTCCTTAAGCTCTCAAATCTTGACTGGCTGGATTAATAACTTTCTCCATGAGAATGCTGATGTAATTCACTCCGTTATTGCTTGTTCCCCTTTTCTAATCCACACAGATTTTTATTTACCCATTGCCAATTATATATTTCAGTGCCATGTTTAATAATTCATAACCATAATCATCTTTATTTTTCCAATGCGGCTGAAATCAGTGGTGCTGGTTTGTAAACTGTGCCAACAATTTCTCATTTCTCAGAAACATAAAGGGGCCATGGACGTCATGCAAAACCAGCGGCAGGTAGGAGCTGCTCATGCTGCAAAGGTTTTCTGACATAGGATGCTGTCTTGAACCGATTTCTTTTTTTGTCTTAACAGGACGTACCACTGTTTTCCTCTGATGGGTCTATGTTTTATATGATCCTACCAGCAAATCAGGGGGCACGTGGAGAGTTTCAGCACATTGCAAGCTTCTCTGCCCAGGTAACTTTTAGATTCACTTTTATTTTATGAATCTGACATGTATTAGGCCTCATACATTGGGGCAGCAAAAGCTCAGTTGGTAGAGTGAGCCGTCTTGTGACCAAAGGGTCGGTGGTTCGAATCCAGCTCACAACAAGTCAAAAATCTGCAATGTTGCCGTTGTgtacttgggcaagacacttaacccaccttgcctgcgtatgaatgaggtggtggtcaagGGGCCGTAGGCGTAGAATGGCAGCTATGTTtctgccccagggcagctgtggctacactagtagctcACCACCACcagtgtgagtgaatgaataatgaaaCCTTTaagtgctttgggtgtcttgaaaagcgctctataaatccaagtcattattattattattattattattatacacaaGCATAGTGTGCACATTTCAAAATGCACCCACTGTTTTGCTTCAACCCAAAACATATCTTTACTTGCATAATTATGTGAGCCCTCAATACTTAATTTATCACTTGTACAAATGAGATAATTTGCACTTTTGTGCAATTGAGATTCTAATAAACTTGGTGAGACGTATCAATGCAAGTCTTCCAGTCACTGGCGACTGTGTTTCCAGTTACCATGGAAACAGTCAAACCCTCACATCTGTGGATTAACAGTCGTTGTTGCTTCCTGTTGATATATTTGCCAGGGTTGGTAGTACAGTTTTTAACTGGATATAAACTGATTATAAAatagaagatgatgatgatgaggatgacgatTATTGTGATAGTAgtggtaatgatgatgatgatgatgatgatggtggtgattctggtggtgatggtgatgatgatgatgatgatgatgatgatggtgatagtgATATAgtggtaatgatgatgatgatggtgattctggtggtgatggtgatgatgatgttgatggtgaTAGTGATATAGtggtaatgatgatggtgattctggtggtggtgatgatgatgatggtgatgatggtgatagtGTTATAgtggtaatgatgatgatgatgatggtgattctagtggtgatggtgatgatgatgatgatgatgatggtaatagtgatggtgatgatagtggtgatgatgctgatagtggtggtggtgatggcaatagtaatggtgatgatggtgatgatgatgatgatgatggcaatagtgatggtgatgatgctgatagtggtgatgatgatgatggtaatgatggtgatgatgatgatggtgatgatggtaatagtgatggtgatgatagtggtgatggtgatgatgatgtgattgtgatcatgatgatgatggtgatgatggtaatagtgatggtgatgatagtggtggtgatgatgatgatgatgatgatgatgatggtgatcatgatgatgatggtgatggtaatATTGATGatagtggtgatggtgatgatggtggtgatagtgatgatgatgatgatgatgatgatgatgaggtatcatctgcgtaacaatgaaaatttaagcaataccgtctaataatactgcctaagggaagcatgtataaagtgaataaaattggtcctagcacagaaccttgtggaactccataattaactttagtctgtgaagaagattccccatttacatgaacaaactgtaatctattagacaaatatgattcaaaccaccgcagcgcagtgcctttaatacctatgacatgctctaatctctgtaataaaattttatggtcaacagtatcaaaagcagcactgaggtccaacagaacaagcacagagataagtccactgtccgaagccataagaagatcatttgtaaccttcactaatgctgtttctgtactatgatgaattctaaaacctgactgaacctcttcaaatagaccattcctctgcaggtcatcagttagctgttttacaactaccctctcaagaatctttgagagaaaaggaaggttggagattggcctataattagctaaaatagctgggtcaagtgatggctttttaagtaatggtttaattactgccaccttaaaagcctgtggtacatagccaactaacaaagataagttgatcatatttaagattgaagcattaaataatggtaggacttccttgagcagcctggcaggaatggggtctaataaacatgttgatggtttggatgaagtaactaatgaaaataactcagacagaacaatcggagagaaagagtctaaccaaataccggcatcactgaaagcagccaaagataacgatacatctttgggatggttatgagtaattttttctctaatagtcaaaattttgttagcaaagaaagtcatgaagtcattactagttaaagttaatggaatactcagctcaatagagctctgactctttgtcagcctggctacagtgctgaaaagaaacctggggttgttcttattttcttcaattagtgatgagtagaaagatgtcctagctttacggagggcttttttatagagcaacaaactctttttccaggctaagtgaagatcttctaaattagtgagacgccatttcctctccaacttacgggttatctgctttaagctacgagtttgtgagttataccacggagtcagacacttctgatttaaagctctctttttcagaggagctacagcatccaaagttgtcttcaatgaggatgtaaaactattgacgagatactctaactcccttacagagtttaggtagctactctgctctgtgttggtatatgacaatagagaacataaagaaggaatcatatccttaaacctagttacagcgctttctgaaagacttctagtgtaatgaaacttattccccactgcagggtagtccatcagggtaaatgtaaatgttattaaaaaatgatcagacagaagggagttttcagggaatactgttaagtcttgtatttccataccataagtcaaaacaagatctaagatatgattaaagtggtgggtggactcatttactttttgagcaaagccaatagagtctaataatagattaaatgcagtgttgaggctgtcattctcagcatctgtgtggatgttaaaatcgcccactataattatcttatctgagctaagcactaagtcagacagaaggtctgaaaattcacagagaaactcacagtaacgaccaggtggacgatagataataacaaataaaattggtttttgggacttccaatttggatggaaaagactaagagacaagctttcaaatgaattaaagctctgtctaggtttttgattaattaataagctggaatggaagattgctgctaatcctccgccccggcccgtgctacgagcattctgacagttagtgtgactcgggggtgttgactcatttaaactaacatattcatcctgctgtaaccaggtttctgtaaggcagaataaatcaatatgttgatcaattattatatcatttaccaacagggacttagaagag
It encodes:
- the LOC117506265 gene encoding inactive dipeptidyl peptidase 10-like, with product MLQYASWGPQGNQLLYVFEGDIYYKPSVTHKPLHLTLTDQEKNVVNGISDWTYEEEVLLANVAHWWSVDGARLAYLTINNSATPVMEIPQFLGGIYPSNMVFPYPKAGSSVPSVSLFVVNLYGPAHTLEMIPPDSVRTRESYISMVTWISSTRLAVRWLNRPQNQSVLCVCEATTGACSEKHKGAMDVMQNQRQDVPLFSSDGSMFYMILPANQGARGEFQHIASFSAQ